A region from the Zonotrichia leucophrys gambelii isolate GWCS_2022_RI chromosome Z, RI_Zleu_2.0, whole genome shotgun sequence genome encodes:
- the ZFYVE16 gene encoding zinc finger FYVE domain-containing protein 16, which yields MDSYFKAAVCDLDKLLDEFEQNTDEYECFRTPQNPYDSKLSSVLDCLEHAHPTAELPEDPAACPAPEESSPCAPAGTRDVLSCSPPKERGVAGPDLLSTVDSSSLNEAEALSLGRCGVPVCDLVSDTADLIPSVAAPEGAQELQPDEFQGPAGCGVSCVPTPLCVASPGCSTQQSDGDSVLQDSGHLTTEQINDLALQPESYAAGAVLGVCDDQHRTEPVKCNEVLDHPEKTAALDPECVTVTSQSWNAHSPKDEKLPFETQEDSACSAASQEAYGGNAVGKVDPNNGSNADSMPSELPKRHPLHNSSATVPGNHVLPGSSCQIGAEVELEKKGTEENVDSEELNRGEMPSSVSSSCMSAEDVQTSLSCLSLPVSMCGSLVVSEEKVNPLPQNAVAEVISDTVTVHAGESKTHLSGGESCGSTSWHEQQDVAEISESIAEESGDGEKYSTENIIDDGDSQQIKAFASACLHPGAEQYDVGVDTFYDESMSSVMADFTVEDNIIKSDILISDAELDDFLYGQSLQSSVLKSSDNDGNLVEADADGGSLTDLNSLDFTEVNEELMQAKLEEITSINSNLKESVPDNEMKAAAEVSVSQSQGMTESGSGALASDICIEGARPKQLLDLSQGAAGEKQLNRTSVLERESQECGSVSPEAPLSDTSVNVGDTDPGESSSGAVGNQASENAEPPKAPAALSWKQPLWVPDSEAPKCMNCQAKFTFTKRRHHCRACGKVFCGSCCKRKCKLHYMEKEARVCNGCYDDINKAQAFERMMSPTGPVPNSSVSSEHSSAVAPVEEAQIPGGASSPSPSALLPTSALKQPGPEGLCPREQKRVWFADGILPNGEVADTAKLSSGAKRSQESSPESTDLPETPTAANPEEDDLVTDVNQKLREDKMTRMEELHPCVPSEGAEQATPGQSEVAPSDRSVTLGTEECSPAATEKSSPGSEGQSTQAVPVSASSYRALCGVENWVQRDISLLPGGDQLPPLVLALGEKGKDLLVEEHPFHQKVALLLGEGGPNPLTFILNANLLVNVKLITYSSEKCWCFSTNGLHGLGQAEIVILLQRLPDEDVFPSEIFKLFLDIYKDAMKGKFIKNMENITFTESFLGSKEHGGFLFVSPTFQELDDHILPDNPFLCGILIHKLEIPWAKVFPIRLMLRLGAEYGAYPTPMVSVRHREPLFRDIGHTIMNLLVDFRNYQYTLHTIDNLFVHVEMGRSCIKIPLRKHNEVMRVINSSNEHVISIGASFNTEADSHLVCVQNKQGLYHTQAISATGQPREVTGASFVVFNGALKSSSGLLAKSSIVEDGLMVQITRETMEGLRQALRDKKDFRITCGQVDTGDVKEYVDICWVENEEKTNKGILSPVDGVSMEGTQSEKAPQYRDFEREGKVMKCTEVYHFAKDHEPSRAVPHQFAREVAIACSTALCPHLKTLKNNGMNKIGLRVSIDPDMVEYLAGSGGHLLPQNYLNDLDNALIPVIHSGMSDPTALPLKMELVFFIIEHLS from the exons ATGGACAGTTACTTTAAAGCTGCAGTCTGTGACTTGGACAAACTGCTTGATGAATTTGAGCAGAATACAG ATGAATATGAGTGCTTCAGAACCCCTCAAAATCCATACGACTCAAAGCTGTCTTCAGTCCTGGATTGCTTAGAGCACGCAcaccccacagcagagctgccagaggaTCCTGCGGCATGTCCTGCCCCAGAGGAGAGCTCTCCCTGCGCCCCAGCAGGCACAAGGGATGTGCTCAGCTGCTCACCACCCAAAGAGAGAGGTGTGGCTGGACCTGACCTCTTGTCCACTGTGGACAGCAGCTCCCTAAACGAGGCTGAGGCTCTGAGCCTGGGAAGGTGTGGCGTGCCCGTGTGTGATCTCGTCAGTGACACAGCAGATTTAATCCCCTCAGTGGCTGCTCCAGAaggggctcaggagctgcagccggATGAGTTCCAGGGGCCTGCTGGCTGTGGCGTGTCTTGTGTCCCCACTCCTCTTTGTGTGGCttcacctggctgcagcacacagcagagtGATGGGGACTCGGTGTTACAAGATTCAGGGCATCTTACAACAGAACAAATCAATGATTTAGCTTTACAACCAGAAAGTTATGCTGCAGGAGCAGTCCTGGGTGTGTGTGATGATCAACACAGGACAGAACCTGTAAAGTGCAATGAAGTACTTGACCACCCTGAAAAAACTGCTGCCCTGGATCCTGAATGTGTCACTGTAACATCACAGAGTTGGAATGCACACAGTCCCAAAGATGAAAAACTGCCTTTTGAAACACAAGAAGACAGTGCATGCTCTGCAGCAAGCCAAGAAGCATATGGAGGAAATGCCGTAGGAAAAGTAGACCCAAACAACGGGAGTAATGCTGATTCCATGCCTTCAGAGCTGCCAAAGAGGCACCCCCTGCACAACAGCAGTGCAACAGTACCTGGAAATCATGTCTTGCCAGGCTCCTCGTGTCAAATAGGAGCTGAAGTAGAATTGGAAAAGAAAGGCACAGAAGAGAATGTAGATAGTGAAGAACTTAATAGGGGTGAGATGCCAAGCAGTGTTTCCAGTTCATGTATGTCAGCTGAGGATGTCCAGACGTCTCTGTCTTGTCTTTCCCTTCCTGTGTCCATGTGTGGTTCCTTAGTTGTATCAGAAGAAAAGGTTAATCCTCTACCTCAAAATGCAGTGGCGGAGGTTATTAGTGATACTGTAACTGTTCATGCTGGAGAGTCTAAAACTCATCTCTCTGGCGGGGAATCCTGTGGAAGTACTAGCTGGCATGAGCAACAAGATGTAGCTGAAATAAGTGAAAGTATTGCAGAAGAAAGTGGAGATGGAGAGAAATACAGTACTGAGAACATAATTGATGATGGTGATTCTCAGCAAATCAaagcttttgcttctgcttgtcTGCACCCTGGAGCTGAGCAATATGATGTTGGTGTAGACACTTTTTATGATGAGAGCATGAGCTCTGTTATGGCTGACTTTACTGTTGAGGACAATATTATTAAAAGTGATATTCTAATAAGCGATGCTGAGCTTGATGATTTCTTGTATGGACAAAGTCTGCAGTCCAGTGTGTTGAAGTCTTCAGACAATGATGGTAacttggtggaagctgatgcaGATGGAGGGAGTTTAACAGATCTGAACAGCCTGGATTTCACAGAGGTCAATGAAGAGCTTATGCAAGCAAAACTGGAGGAGATAACAAGCATTAATAGTAACCTGAAAGAATCTGTTCCTGACAATGAAAtgaaagctgcagcagaggtCTCCGTGTCTCAAAGTCAAGGCATGACTGAGAGTGGCAGTGGAGCTCTGGCTTCTGATATTTGTATTGAAGGTGCACGACCAAAGCAGTTGCTTGACCTttcccaaggagctgctggtgagAAACAACTGAATAGAACAAGTGTACTTGAAAGGGAAAGCCAGGAATGTGGTTCTGTTAGCCCAGAAGCTCCCCTCTCAGACACCAGTGTAAATGTTGGTGATACTGACCCTggggaaagcagctctggggctgtagGAAATCAAGCATCAGAAAACGCTGAGCCACCTAAGGCACCCGCAGCTCTGTCCTGGAAGCAGCCCCTGTGGGTCCCAGACTCAGAGGCACCCAAGTGCATGAACTGCCAGGCCAAGTTCACCTTCACAAAGAGACGACACCACTGCCGGGCCTGTGGCAAG GTTTTTTGTGGTAGCTGTTGTAAACGAAAATGCAAACTGCATTACATGGAAAAGGAAGCAAGAGTCTGCAATGGCTGTTATGATGATATTAATAAAG CACAGGCATTTGAAAGGATGATGAGTCCAACTGGTCCTGTCCCCAATTCCAGTGTCTCCTCTGAGCATTCTTCTGCTGTTGCACCTGTAGAGGAGGCCCAGATACCCGGGGGTGCCAGCTCTCCTTCACCATCTGCATTGTTGCCTACCTCAGCACTTAAACAACCTGGTCCTGAAG ggctgtgccccagagaGCAGAAGAGGGTTTGGTTTGCAGATGGTATTCTGCCAAACGGGGAGGTGGCAGACACAGCAAAGCTGTCCTCAGGAGCAAAGAGGTCACAGGAATCCAGCCCAGAGAGCACAGACCTGCCTGAGACGCCCACG GCTGCAAACCCAGAGGAAGATGACCTGGTAACTGATGTGAATCAAAAACTGAGGGAAGATAAGATGACAAGAATGGAGGAATTACATCCTTGTGTACCTTCAGAGGGCGCAGAGCAGGCCACGCCTGGCCAGAGTGAGGTGGCACCTAGTGACAGATCTGTCACTCTAGGCACTGAAGAGTGTTCCCCTGCAGCAACAGAGAAGAGCAGTCCTGGTTCAGAGGGTCAGAGcacacaggctgtgcctgtCTCTGCTTCAAGCTACAGGGCACTCTGTGGGGTGGAGAACTGGGTGCAACGAGACATCAGCCTTCTTCCTGGTGGTGATCAGCTGCCTCCACTTGTGCTTGCACTGGGTGAAAAAGGGAAAG ATCTTCTGGTGGAGGAACATCCCTTTCACCAAAAGGTCGCCTTGCTGCTTGGGGAAGGAGGTCCTAATCCACTGACTTTTATTCTAAATGCAAACTTGCTTGTCAATGTGAAGCTAATAACAT ATTCCTCAGAAAAGTGCTGGTGCTTCTCAACAAATGGACTGCATGGTTTGGGTCAGGCAGAAATTGTCATTCTGTTGCAGCGTTTGCCAGATGAAGATGTTTTCCCTAGTGAAATATTCAAATTGTTTCTTGACATCTATAAAGATGCAATGAAAG GAAAGTTCataaaaaatatggaaaacatTACTTTCACAGAAAGCTTTCTCGGCAGCAAAGAGCACGGCGGATTCCTGTTTGTTTCACCAACTTTTCAGGAGCTTGATGATCACATTCTACCAGATAACCCTTTTCTTTGTGGCATTCTTATCCATAAGCTGGAAATACCCTGGGCAAAAGTGTTTCCAATACGTTTGATGCTGAGATTGGGAGCAGAATATGGGG CCTATCCAACTCCCATGGTAAGTGTCAGGCACCGGGAGCCGCTCTTCAGAGACATTGGACACACGATTATGAATCTGCTTGTT GACTTCAGAAATTACCAGTACACTTTGCATACCATAGACAACCTGTTTGTCCATGTGGAAATGGGTAGAAGCTGTATTAAAATACCTCTGAGGAAGCACAATGAG GTGATGAGAGTGATCAATTCCTCTAATGAACATGTAATTAGCATTGGAGCCAGTTTCAATACCGAGGCAGACTCTCACCTGGTGTGTGTGCAGAACAAGCAGGGCCTCTATCACACACAGGCCATCAGTGCCAcgggacagcccagggaag TTACAGGTGCAAGTTTTGTGGTGTTTAATGGAGCCCTAAAATCATCTTCAGGACTTTTAGCTAAATCCAGCATAGTTGAAG ATGGGCTAATGGTACAAATAACACGAGAAACCATGGAAGGCCTACGTCAGGCATTAAGAGACAAGAAGGACTTCAGGATAACCTGTGGACAAGTGGATACAGGGGATGTGAAGGAATACGTAGATATTTGCTGGGtagaaaatgaagagaaaacaaacaaagg AATTTTGAGCCCCGTTGATGGAGTATCAATGGAAGGAACTCAGAGTGAGAAAGCACCACAATACAGAGACTTcgaaagagagggaaaagttATGAAGTGCACTGAA GTTTACCATTTTGCAAAGGATCATGAACCCTCCCGTGCTGTTCCCCACCAGTTTGCAAGAGAGGTTGCCattgcctgcagcactgctctttGCCCTCACCTTAAAACCTTGAAAAATAACGGGATGAATAAGATAGGACTCAGAGTTTCCATCGACCCAGACATG GTTGAATACTTAGCAGGATCTGGAGGGCACCTTCTCCCACAGAACTACCTGAACGACTTGGACAATGCTCTGATTCCTGTGATTCACAGTGGAATGTCAGATCCTACAGCTCTGCCACTGAAAATGGAATTAGTGTTTTTCATTATAGAACACCTGTCTTGA
- the CCDC125 gene encoding coiled-coil domain-containing protein 125, which translates to NLALREALFAVTSRKGSGKTCNSPLSAKVAEESDAAAVPAPKRNSFYDGSLKKPASSSTRQNSCESNTEVSNEELKQQLREALEELEILKVELEASQRQLEGKDEALRILQSMAVFDKATSHTKAMLQKTEEEKRTLEKEINILQWEIEFDQDRFKNIEDTWAEKYDRIYCENAALKEALKVRTEEIKTLKAENAILNQQCLEFLAMLDVKQQKVFQENMLNKSDITDFTGLELAVLGACACSPAEGQPCPCARVAALTRKQLLHLKQEMESLKKSKDEAYITADAFRIAFEQQLMQRQEQALRLAEVISVKKESRFAGWRRLRGAEHVKLEGSKTSLGRKLSSLLSSEGDCRRVEELDSAHEILRMLIDLVNDKEEALAHQRKVSYMLARAAEAGPEQAGGHTAGQCRSPGRCQSPEKLGRLRAQRPSAASAPSHAHVPLTGAAAALPRPSSWPSGMAEGLRALPP; encoded by the exons AATCTGGCCTTGCGGGAGGCGCTGTTCGCCG TTACATCTAGGAAAGGGTCTGGAAAGACTTGTAATTCCCCCTTGTCAGCAAAGGTAGCAGAAGAAAGTGATgctgcagctgttcctgctccaaAACGGAACAGCTTTTACGATGGATCACTCAAAAAACCTGCCTCTAGTTCCACACGGCAGAATAGCTGTG AATCTAATACTGAAGTGTCAAATGAAGAACTGAAGCAGCAACTCCGGGAAGCTCTGGAG GAACTTGAAATTCTGAAAGTTGAGCTTGAAGCATCTCAAAGACAGCTTGAAGGGAAAGATGAAGCCCTAAGAATCCTGCAGAGCATG GCAGTATTTGATAAAGCCACGAGCCATACAAAAGCAATGCTTCAGAAaactgaggaagaaaagaggaCTCTAGAGAAG gaaataaatattttgcaatggGAAATTGAATTTGATCAGGACAGATTTAAAAACATAGAAGACACCTGGGCGGAAAAATATGACAG GATATACTGTGAAAATGCGGCTCTTAAGGAAGCATTGAAAGTGAggacagaagaaattaaaacactTAAGGCTGAAAATGCAA tCCTGAACCAGCAGTGCTTGGAATTTCTTGCAATGCTAGATGTGAAACAACAGAAAGTTTTTCAGGAGAACATGTTGAACAAAAGTGACATCACTGATTTCACAGGTCTTGAA ctggcagtgctgggagcctgCGCCTGCAGCCCGGCCgaggggcagccctgcccctgtgccagagTGGCAGCTCTCACTCGGAAGCAGCTCCTCCATCTCAAgcaggag ATGGAAAGCCTGAAGAAGAGTAAGGATGAAGCGTACATCACGGCAGATGCCTTCAGGATTGCGtttgagcagcagctgatgcagaggcaggagcaggcccTGAGGCTGGCAGAAGTGATCAGTGTGAAGAAGGAGAGCAGATTTGCAGGCTGGAGACGCCTGCGGGGTGCTG AGCACGTCAAGTTGGAGGGCAGCAAGACCAGCCTGGGGCGGAAGCTGTCCAGCCTGCTCTCGTCAGAAGGGGACTGCAGGAGGGTGGAGGAGCTGGACAGTGCCCACGAGATCCTGAGGATGTTGATTGATCTG GTGAACGACAAGGAGGAGGCCCTGGCGCACCAGCGCAAGGTCAGCTACATGCTGGCCCGGGCAGCGGAGGCCGGGCCGGAGCAGGCCGGGGGGCACACAGCGGGACAGTGCCGGAGCCCAGGAAGGTGTCAGAGCCCAGAAAAGCTCGGAAGACTCAGAGCCCAGCGtccctcagctgcctctgccccaagccatgcccatgtgcccCTCACGGGAGCAGCCGCCGCACTGCCGAGGCCGAGCTCCTGGCCCTCAGGCAtggctgaggggctgcgggcACTCCCGCCATAG
- the AK6 gene encoding adenylate kinase isoenzyme 6, with the protein MRRPNLLITGTPGVGKTTLGKELASRAGLSYVNVGDLAKEGELYEGFDEEYNCPILDEDRVVDELEARMSEGGVIVDYHGCDFFPERWFHIVFVLRTDNSCLYDRLHSRGYTGKKLQDNIQCEIFQTLYEEAVLSYKKEIVHQLPSNTPEDLERNLDQIMQWIEQWMKDNN; encoded by the exons ATGAGGCGGCCCAACCTGCTCATCACCG GCACGCCGGGAGTTGGGAAAACCACGCTAGGAAAGGAGCTGGcctccagagctgggctgagctaCGTCAACGTGGGGGACCTGGCCAAGGAAg gagagctgtaTGAAGGCTTTGATGAGGAGTACAACTGCCCAATCCTGGATGAGGACAGG gtggtggaCGAGCTGGAGGCCAGGATGAGCGAGGGAGGGGTGATTGTGGATTACCACGGCTGTGACTTCTTCCCCGAGCGCTGGTTCCACATCGTGTTCGTGCTGCGCACAGACAACTCCTGTCTGTACGACAGGCTGCACAGCAG GGGCTACACGGGCAAGAAGCTGCAGGACAACATTCAGTGCGAAATTTTTCAGACTCTGTATGAGGAAGCTGTGTTGTCGTATAAAAAGGAAATTGTGCACCAGTTACCCAGCAACACTCCAGAGGACCTAGAGAGAAATTTGGATCAGATTATGCAATGGATTGAGCAATGGATGAAGGACAATAACTGA